One genomic region from Pagrus major chromosome 24, Pma_NU_1.0 encodes:
- the LOC140992013 gene encoding tubulin alpha chain-like, with protein MRECISMHVGQAGVQMGNACWELYCLEHGIQPDGTMPSGKTIGGGDDSFNTFFSETGAGKHVPRAVFVDLEPTVIDEVRSGTYRQLFHPEQLITGKEDAANNYARGHYTVGKEIIDLVLDRTRKLADQCTGLQGFLIFHSFGGGTGSGFTSLLMERLSVDYGKKSKLEFAVYPAPQVSTAVVEPYNSILTTHTTLEHSDCAFMVDNEAIYDICRRNLDIERPSYTNLNRLIGQIVSSITASLRFDGALNVDLTEFQTNLVPYPRIHFPLATYAPVISAEKAYHEQLSVADITNACFEPANQMVKCDPRHGKYMACCLLYRGDVVPKDVNSAIASIKTKRSIQFVDWCPTGFKVGINYQPPTVVPGGDLAKVQRAVCMLSNTTAIAEAWARLDHKFDLMYAKRAFVHWYVGEGMEEGEFSEAREDMAALEKDYEEVGTDSVGEEDEGEEY; from the exons ATG CGTGAGTGTATTTCTATGCATGTCGGCCAGGCCGGTGTCCAGATGGgcaatgcatgctgggagctCTACTGCCTGGAGCACGGCATCCAGCCGGACGGTACGATGCCCAGTGGCAAGACCATTGGAGGAGGAGACGACTCCTTCAATACCTTCTTCAGTGAGACTGGAGCTGGCAAACATGTCCCCAGAGCTGTCTTTGTGGACTTGGAGCCAACTGTCATCG ATGAAGTGCGATCTGGAACCTACCGCCAGCTCTTCCACCCCGAGCAGCTGATCACAGGCAAAGAGGACGCAGCCAACAACTACGCCCGCGGCCACTACACCGTCGGCAAGGAGATCATCGACCTTGTTCTGGACAGGACCCGCAAACTG GCTGACCAGTGCACAGGCCTCCAAGGTTTCCTCATCTTCCACTCCTTCGGTGGAGGAACTGGCTCTGGCTTCACCTCTCTGCTGATGGAGCGTCTTTCTGTCGACTACGGCAAAAAGTCCAAGCTGGAGTTTGCGGTGTACCCAGCTCCCCAGGTGTCCACAGCTGTGGTGGAGCCCTACAACTCCATCCTGACCACCCACACCACCCTGGAGCACTCCGACTGCGCTTTCATGGTTGACAACGAGGCCATCTACGACATCTGCCGCAGGAACCTGGACATCGAGCGTCCCAGCTACACTAACCTCAATAGGCTGATTGGACAGATCGTCTCCTCCATCACCGCCTCCCTGCGCTTCGACGGTGCCTTGAACGTGGATCTGACAGAGTTCCAGACCAACCTGGTGCCCTACCCTCGTATCCACTTCCCTCTGGCCACCTACGCCCCCGTTATCTCTGCAGAGAAGGCCTATCATGAGCAGCTGTCGGTCGCCGACATCACCAACGCCTGCTTCGAGCCCGCCAACCAGATGGTCAAATGCGACCCTCGCCATGGGAAGTACATGGCCTGCTGCCTCCTGTACCGTGGTGACGTTGTACCCAAAGATGTCAACTCCGCCATCGCCTCCATCAAAACCAAGCGATCCATCCAGTTTGTGGACTGGTGTCCCACAGGCTTCAAGGTGGGCATCAACTACCAGCCTCCCACAGTGGTTCCTGGAGGAGACCTGGCCAAGGTGCAGAGGGCCGTGTGCATGCTGAGCAACACCACCGCCATCGCCGAGGCCTGGGCTCGTCTCGACCACAAGTTCGACCTGATGTACGCCAAGAGGGCCTTCGTCCACTGGTACGTCGgagaggggatggaggagggagagttcTCAGAGGCCAGAGAGGACATGGCTGCCCTGGAGAAGGATTACGAAGAGGTGGGAACCGACAGCGtcggagaggaggatgaaggcgAGGAGTACTAG